A genomic region of Hypomesus transpacificus isolate Combined female chromosome 19, fHypTra1, whole genome shotgun sequence contains the following coding sequences:
- the orc6 gene encoding origin recognition complex subunit 6: MDKDMFTKLASRMGISSLRVISQAEEYIRLSQVKCTGLCNSTATSKAVICLELAATCMKLPIDKVYAIQLSGLNKKLYQSDLKSMECLLGLESHLGLRDLAVQYGCMDAVKLSAQILERYEASLPAAQQQDLDLSKPLFTTAALYTACKCLKMKVDRKLALSSGAKKGIFDRLCTLLLRLGQEMGKETTPLKPPIKAHLKRQKTLMESIELAEHEDELRTSPKQQREESEESVTQDYEAWKRKILENALKAKNVHS; encoded by the exons ATGGACAAAGACATGTTTACTAAACTTGCATCGAGAATGGGTATAAGCTCCTTGAGAGTAATAAG CCAAGCGGAAGAATATATTCGGTTATCTCAAGTGAAATGCACAGGACTTTGCAACAGCACGGCCACAAGCAAAGCTGTGATCTGCCTGGAGCTGGCCGCAACTTGTATGAAGCTACCCATTGATAAA GTATATGCCATACAATTATCCGGATTAAATAAGAAGCTGTATCAGAGTGATCTGAAATCCATGGAGTGTCTCCTGGGTCTTGAGTCTCACCTGGGCTTGAGAGATCTGGCTGTGCAGTACGGGTGCATGGACGCTGTCAAACTTTCTGCACAGATACTTGAAAG GTATGAGGCTAGTCTACCAGCTGCCCAGCAACAAGACCTGGACCTGTCTAAACCCCTCTTTACAACCGCCGCCCTGTACACTGCTTGCAA GTGTCTGAAGATGAAAGTGGACAGGAAGCTAGCTTTGTCATCTGGTGCTAAGAAGGGCATTTTTGACAGGCTGTGCACCCTGCTACTGAGGCTGGGCCAGGAGATGGGCA AAGAAACCACTCCGTTGAAGCCCCCAATAAAAGCACATCTAAAACGACAGAAGACCCTGATGGAGAGCATTGAACTGGCAGAGCATG AGGATGAGCTGCGTACGTCGCCAAAGCaacagagggaggagtcagaggaAAGTGTCACTCAAGACTACGAGGCATGGAAGAGGAAGATTTTAGAAAATGCCCTGAAAGCTAAGAATGTACACTCATGA
- the mylk3 gene encoding myosin light chain kinase 3 isoform X2, translating into MPCARAWALWLRIRASSGKTESQTGTGRVKGGTTTKALLAETLPCFRRSGPCVGRLWPCSRVSSRTKRDKSEESNAKPKACVCDQETQVEEQGLGPEEEVKAPDPVPPGHSESPKNNAELPAKHEKALCPTTGEDGVSRGPRKPKEVTLRSREASRVQTFAPDSQEGLAGTQGLEGAASVEEELDRAPELSERSVVAEGVAMEMEAPKAPVSAVSPQPTSHPEEPEPEKEKAPDTAPLPPRPEDTVPSPSQDSTMTPPDSTMTPPDSTLTPPDSTLTPPDSTLTPPDSTMAAGPENSQDCSETKVCVDIEFKPETGPVPVSPEVQSKPKEQVEAQSMAGTEDECVKPSPQVASSLQGRTSTGNSLVPTLEAQFVVVDDCPPLPAPFEHRIVSAKQVPMGSYYAVKPNEVLGGGRFGQVHKCAELSSGLTLAAKIIKVKGMRERDEVKNEIGVMNQLNHVNLIQLYDAFESRTNLTLIMEYVEGGELFDRIVDESYQLTELDAIVFTRQICEGVQYLHQQYILHLDLKPENILCVSSTGNQIKIIDFGLARKYRPREKLKVNFGTPEFLAPEVVNYDFVSFPTDMWSVGVITYMLLSGLSPFLGDNDTETMNNILHANWDFDSEAFENVSEEAKDFISRLLIPSKCSRLSASGCMKHSWLNNLEEKAKLQSVRLKSQVKLQRYLTVHRQWKKHFYVVAAANRLKRFHQNRTFNPA; encoded by the exons ATGCCGTGTGCCAGGGCCTGGGCTCTCTGGCTAAGGATCCGGGCCAGTtcaggaaagacagagagccagacagGGACAGGGCGTGTCAAGGGGGGGACCACAACAAAGGCTCTGCTGGCGGAGACCTTGCCTTGTTTTCGGAGGTCAGGGCCTTGTGTGGGGAGACTGTGGCCATGCTCAAGAGTCTCCAGCAGGACG AAAAGGGACAAATCAGAGGAGAGCAATGCCAAACCCAAAGCCTGCGTCTGTGACCAGGAAAcccaggtggaggagcaggggttgGGTCCTGAAGAGGAGGTGAAAGCTCCAGACCCCGTCCCACCAGGCCACTCAGAGTCTCCAAAGAACAATGCTGAGCTCCCCGCCAAGCACGAGAAGGCCCTGTGCCCCACTACCGGTGAGGATGGGGTCAGCAGAGGTCCTCGGAAGCCCAAGGAAGTCACCCTCAGGAGCAGAGAGGCCAGCCGGGTCCAGACCTTTGCCCCTGACAGCCAGGAGGGGCTTGCTGGGActcaggggctggagggggctgcttctgtcgaggaggagctggacag AGCCCCAGAACTGTCCGAGAGATCCGTGGTTGCTGAGGGGGTTGCCATGGAGATGGAGGCTCCCAAAGCACCAGTGTCTGCAGTGTCACCGCAGCCCACCAGCCACCCTGAGGAGCCAGAGCCAGAGAAGGAGAAAGCCCCTgacactgcccccctccctcccaggccaGAGGACACGGTTCCCAGCCCCAGCCAAGACTCCACCATGACTCCACCAGACTCCACCATGACTCCACcagactccaccctgactccaccagactccaccctgactccaccagactccaccctgactccaccagACTCCACCATGGCAGCTGGACCAGAGAACAGCCAGGACTGCAGTGAGACAAAAGTCTGTGTAGATATAGAGTTCAAACCAGAGACTGGGCCAGTGCCTGTTAGCCCTGAGGTCCAGTCTAAGCCTAAAGAGCAGGTGGAGGCTCAGTCCATGGCTGGGACAGAGGATGAATGTGTGAAGCCAAGCCCTCAGGTAGCATCTTCCCTGCAGGGTAGAACATCCACAGGAAACAGCCTAGTGCCTACCCTTGAAGCACAGTTTGTGGTTGTTG atgactgtcctcctcttcctgctccttttGAACACCGTATCGTGAGTGCCAAGCAGGTCCCTATGGGCTCCTACTACGCTGTGAAGCCCAATGAGGTCCTGGGAGG AGGCCGGTTTGGTCAAGTCCACAAGTGTGCAGAGCTGTCGTCAGGTCTGACTTTGGCTGCAAAGATTATAAAAGTCAAAGgaatgagggagagg GATGAAGTGAAAAATGAAATTGGGGTAATGAACCAACTGAACCATGTGAATTTGATTCAACTTTATGACGCCTTTGAATCCAGGACGAATCTTACACTTATCATGGAGTA TGTGGAAGGTGGCGAGCTGTTTGACCGCATCGTTGATGAGAGCTACCAGCTGACGGAGCTGGATGCTATAGTGTTTACCAGACAGATCTGTGAAGGAGTGCAGTACCTCCACCAGCAATACATCCTCCATTTGGACCTCAAG CCAGAGAACATCCTGTGTGTCAGCTCAACAGGAAACCAGATCAAAATCATAGACTTTGGTCTGGCCAGAAA gTACAGGCCCAGGGAGAAGCTTAAGGTGAATTTTGGCACCCCGGAATTCTTGGCACCTGAGGTTGTGAATTATGACTTTGTCTCCTTCCCGACAGACATGTGGAGCGTGGGAGTCATAACATACATGCT acTGAGTGGCCTCTCTCCATTCCTGGGTGATAACGACACAGAGACCATGAACAACATTCTTCATGCCAACTGGGACTTCGACTCGGAGGCCTTCGAGAACGTTTCTGAGGAGGCTAAGGACTTCATCTCCAGACTGCTCATCCCATCCAAATG CAGTCGGTTGAGTGCCTCTGGGTGTATGAAACATAGCTGGTTGAATAACCTAGAAGAGAAAGCTAAGCTCCAAAGCGTACGGCTCAAGTCCCAAGTGAAGCTTCAGCGCTACCTGACAGTTCATCGTCAGTGGAAG AAGCACTTTTATGTGGTTGCAGCAGCTAACCGTCTGAAGAGGTTTCACCAGAATCGCACCTTCAACCCAGCGTAA
- the mylk3 gene encoding myosin light chain kinase 3 isoform X1, protein MSKSASLTTCIAKMYEGGKLDGSGAPVISVKKPPNSNSLLSTLGGMEVKLSQLEGKVERIASSQTEVLQRLDAVCQGLGSLAKDPGQFRKDREPDRDRACQGGDHNKGSAGGDLALFSEVRALCGETVAMLKSLQQDGRWQREKMEGIECSVSAVDKMLGYVGEVFRSSKVVEFILKGIVPWRLKGLLGSTEEQKRDKSEESNAKPKACVCDQETQVEEQGLGPEEEVKAPDPVPPGHSESPKNNAELPAKHEKALCPTTGEDGVSRGPRKPKEVTLRSREASRVQTFAPDSQEGLAGTQGLEGAASVEEELDRAPELSERSVVAEGVAMEMEAPKAPVSAVSPQPTSHPEEPEPEKEKAPDTAPLPPRPEDTVPSPSQDSTMTPPDSTMTPPDSTLTPPDSTLTPPDSTLTPPDSTMAAGPENSQDCSETKVCVDIEFKPETGPVPVSPEVQSKPKEQVEAQSMAGTEDECVKPSPQVASSLQGRTSTGNSLVPTLEAQFVVVDDCPPLPAPFEHRIVSAKQVPMGSYYAVKPNEVLGGGRFGQVHKCAELSSGLTLAAKIIKVKGMRERDEVKNEIGVMNQLNHVNLIQLYDAFESRTNLTLIMEYVEGGELFDRIVDESYQLTELDAIVFTRQICEGVQYLHQQYILHLDLKPENILCVSSTGNQIKIIDFGLARKYRPREKLKVNFGTPEFLAPEVVNYDFVSFPTDMWSVGVITYMLLSGLSPFLGDNDTETMNNILHANWDFDSEAFENVSEEAKDFISRLLIPSKCSRLSASGCMKHSWLNNLEEKAKLQSVRLKSQVKLQRYLTVHRQWKKHFYVVAAANRLKRFHQNRTFNPA, encoded by the exons ATGAGTAAATCAGCCTCTCTGACCACCTGCATAGCCAAGATGTACGAGGGGGGGAAGCTGGATGGTTCAGGGGCTCCTGTCATTTCAGTCAAGAAGCCCCCCAACTCCAACAGCCTTCTGAGCACTCTGGGAGGAATGGAGGTCAAACTGAGTCAGCTGGAAGGGAAGGTGGAGCGGATCGCCTCCAGCCAGACTGAGGTGCTGCAGAGGCTGGATGCCGTGTGCCAGGGCCTGGGCTCTCTGGCTAAGGATCCGGGCCAGTtcaggaaagacagagagccagacagGGACAGGGCGTGTCAAGGGGGGGACCACAACAAAGGCTCTGCTGGCGGAGACCTTGCCTTGTTTTCGGAGGTCAGGGCCTTGTGTGGGGAGACTGTGGCCATGCTCAAGAGTCTCCAGCAGGACGGTaggtggcagagagagaaaatggagggaaTTGAGTGCTCGGTCTCGGCCGTGGACAAGATGCTAGGATACGTTGGGGAGGTGTTCAGAAGCTCCAAGGTGGTGGAGTTCATCTTGAAAGGCATTGTTCCCTGGAGACTGAAAGGGCTGCTAGGCAGCACTGAGGAACAG AAAAGGGACAAATCAGAGGAGAGCAATGCCAAACCCAAAGCCTGCGTCTGTGACCAGGAAAcccaggtggaggagcaggggttgGGTCCTGAAGAGGAGGTGAAAGCTCCAGACCCCGTCCCACCAGGCCACTCAGAGTCTCCAAAGAACAATGCTGAGCTCCCCGCCAAGCACGAGAAGGCCCTGTGCCCCACTACCGGTGAGGATGGGGTCAGCAGAGGTCCTCGGAAGCCCAAGGAAGTCACCCTCAGGAGCAGAGAGGCCAGCCGGGTCCAGACCTTTGCCCCTGACAGCCAGGAGGGGCTTGCTGGGActcaggggctggagggggctgcttctgtcgaggaggagctggacag AGCCCCAGAACTGTCCGAGAGATCCGTGGTTGCTGAGGGGGTTGCCATGGAGATGGAGGCTCCCAAAGCACCAGTGTCTGCAGTGTCACCGCAGCCCACCAGCCACCCTGAGGAGCCAGAGCCAGAGAAGGAGAAAGCCCCTgacactgcccccctccctcccaggccaGAGGACACGGTTCCCAGCCCCAGCCAAGACTCCACCATGACTCCACCAGACTCCACCATGACTCCACcagactccaccctgactccaccagactccaccctgactccaccagactccaccctgactccaccagACTCCACCATGGCAGCTGGACCAGAGAACAGCCAGGACTGCAGTGAGACAAAAGTCTGTGTAGATATAGAGTTCAAACCAGAGACTGGGCCAGTGCCTGTTAGCCCTGAGGTCCAGTCTAAGCCTAAAGAGCAGGTGGAGGCTCAGTCCATGGCTGGGACAGAGGATGAATGTGTGAAGCCAAGCCCTCAGGTAGCATCTTCCCTGCAGGGTAGAACATCCACAGGAAACAGCCTAGTGCCTACCCTTGAAGCACAGTTTGTGGTTGTTG atgactgtcctcctcttcctgctccttttGAACACCGTATCGTGAGTGCCAAGCAGGTCCCTATGGGCTCCTACTACGCTGTGAAGCCCAATGAGGTCCTGGGAGG AGGCCGGTTTGGTCAAGTCCACAAGTGTGCAGAGCTGTCGTCAGGTCTGACTTTGGCTGCAAAGATTATAAAAGTCAAAGgaatgagggagagg GATGAAGTGAAAAATGAAATTGGGGTAATGAACCAACTGAACCATGTGAATTTGATTCAACTTTATGACGCCTTTGAATCCAGGACGAATCTTACACTTATCATGGAGTA TGTGGAAGGTGGCGAGCTGTTTGACCGCATCGTTGATGAGAGCTACCAGCTGACGGAGCTGGATGCTATAGTGTTTACCAGACAGATCTGTGAAGGAGTGCAGTACCTCCACCAGCAATACATCCTCCATTTGGACCTCAAG CCAGAGAACATCCTGTGTGTCAGCTCAACAGGAAACCAGATCAAAATCATAGACTTTGGTCTGGCCAGAAA gTACAGGCCCAGGGAGAAGCTTAAGGTGAATTTTGGCACCCCGGAATTCTTGGCACCTGAGGTTGTGAATTATGACTTTGTCTCCTTCCCGACAGACATGTGGAGCGTGGGAGTCATAACATACATGCT acTGAGTGGCCTCTCTCCATTCCTGGGTGATAACGACACAGAGACCATGAACAACATTCTTCATGCCAACTGGGACTTCGACTCGGAGGCCTTCGAGAACGTTTCTGAGGAGGCTAAGGACTTCATCTCCAGACTGCTCATCCCATCCAAATG CAGTCGGTTGAGTGCCTCTGGGTGTATGAAACATAGCTGGTTGAATAACCTAGAAGAGAAAGCTAAGCTCCAAAGCGTACGGCTCAAGTCCCAAGTGAAGCTTCAGCGCTACCTGACAGTTCATCGTCAGTGGAAG AAGCACTTTTATGTGGTTGCAGCAGCTAACCGTCTGAAGAGGTTTCACCAGAATCGCACCTTCAACCCAGCGTAA
- the mylk3 gene encoding myosin light chain kinase 3 isoform X3, with translation MGTFVQRSLQLRTRGFSVSDYIRKFTKRDKSEESNAKPKACVCDQETQVEEQGLGPEEEVKAPDPVPPGHSESPKNNAELPAKHEKALCPTTGEDGVSRGPRKPKEVTLRSREASRVQTFAPDSQEGLAGTQGLEGAASVEEELDRAPELSERSVVAEGVAMEMEAPKAPVSAVSPQPTSHPEEPEPEKEKAPDTAPLPPRPEDTVPSPSQDSTMTPPDSTMTPPDSTLTPPDSTLTPPDSTLTPPDSTMAAGPENSQDCSETKVCVDIEFKPETGPVPVSPEVQSKPKEQVEAQSMAGTEDECVKPSPQVASSLQGRTSTGNSLVPTLEAQFVVVDDCPPLPAPFEHRIVSAKQVPMGSYYAVKPNEVLGGGRFGQVHKCAELSSGLTLAAKIIKVKGMRERDEVKNEIGVMNQLNHVNLIQLYDAFESRTNLTLIMEYVEGGELFDRIVDESYQLTELDAIVFTRQICEGVQYLHQQYILHLDLKPENILCVSSTGNQIKIIDFGLARKYRPREKLKVNFGTPEFLAPEVVNYDFVSFPTDMWSVGVITYMLLSGLSPFLGDNDTETMNNILHANWDFDSEAFENVSEEAKDFISRLLIPSKCSRLSASGCMKHSWLNNLEEKAKLQSVRLKSQVKLQRYLTVHRQWKKHFYVVAAANRLKRFHQNRTFNPA, from the exons ATGGGGACCTTTGTCCAGAGATCTCTACAGCTCAGGACCAGAGGGTTCAGTGTTTCTGACTACATACGGAAGTTTACG AAAAGGGACAAATCAGAGGAGAGCAATGCCAAACCCAAAGCCTGCGTCTGTGACCAGGAAAcccaggtggaggagcaggggttgGGTCCTGAAGAGGAGGTGAAAGCTCCAGACCCCGTCCCACCAGGCCACTCAGAGTCTCCAAAGAACAATGCTGAGCTCCCCGCCAAGCACGAGAAGGCCCTGTGCCCCACTACCGGTGAGGATGGGGTCAGCAGAGGTCCTCGGAAGCCCAAGGAAGTCACCCTCAGGAGCAGAGAGGCCAGCCGGGTCCAGACCTTTGCCCCTGACAGCCAGGAGGGGCTTGCTGGGActcaggggctggagggggctgcttctgtcgaggaggagctggacag AGCCCCAGAACTGTCCGAGAGATCCGTGGTTGCTGAGGGGGTTGCCATGGAGATGGAGGCTCCCAAAGCACCAGTGTCTGCAGTGTCACCGCAGCCCACCAGCCACCCTGAGGAGCCAGAGCCAGAGAAGGAGAAAGCCCCTgacactgcccccctccctcccaggccaGAGGACACGGTTCCCAGCCCCAGCCAAGACTCCACCATGACTCCACCAGACTCCACCATGACTCCACcagactccaccctgactccaccagactccaccctgactccaccagactccaccctgactccaccagACTCCACCATGGCAGCTGGACCAGAGAACAGCCAGGACTGCAGTGAGACAAAAGTCTGTGTAGATATAGAGTTCAAACCAGAGACTGGGCCAGTGCCTGTTAGCCCTGAGGTCCAGTCTAAGCCTAAAGAGCAGGTGGAGGCTCAGTCCATGGCTGGGACAGAGGATGAATGTGTGAAGCCAAGCCCTCAGGTAGCATCTTCCCTGCAGGGTAGAACATCCACAGGAAACAGCCTAGTGCCTACCCTTGAAGCACAGTTTGTGGTTGTTG atgactgtcctcctcttcctgctccttttGAACACCGTATCGTGAGTGCCAAGCAGGTCCCTATGGGCTCCTACTACGCTGTGAAGCCCAATGAGGTCCTGGGAGG AGGCCGGTTTGGTCAAGTCCACAAGTGTGCAGAGCTGTCGTCAGGTCTGACTTTGGCTGCAAAGATTATAAAAGTCAAAGgaatgagggagagg GATGAAGTGAAAAATGAAATTGGGGTAATGAACCAACTGAACCATGTGAATTTGATTCAACTTTATGACGCCTTTGAATCCAGGACGAATCTTACACTTATCATGGAGTA TGTGGAAGGTGGCGAGCTGTTTGACCGCATCGTTGATGAGAGCTACCAGCTGACGGAGCTGGATGCTATAGTGTTTACCAGACAGATCTGTGAAGGAGTGCAGTACCTCCACCAGCAATACATCCTCCATTTGGACCTCAAG CCAGAGAACATCCTGTGTGTCAGCTCAACAGGAAACCAGATCAAAATCATAGACTTTGGTCTGGCCAGAAA gTACAGGCCCAGGGAGAAGCTTAAGGTGAATTTTGGCACCCCGGAATTCTTGGCACCTGAGGTTGTGAATTATGACTTTGTCTCCTTCCCGACAGACATGTGGAGCGTGGGAGTCATAACATACATGCT acTGAGTGGCCTCTCTCCATTCCTGGGTGATAACGACACAGAGACCATGAACAACATTCTTCATGCCAACTGGGACTTCGACTCGGAGGCCTTCGAGAACGTTTCTGAGGAGGCTAAGGACTTCATCTCCAGACTGCTCATCCCATCCAAATG CAGTCGGTTGAGTGCCTCTGGGTGTATGAAACATAGCTGGTTGAATAACCTAGAAGAGAAAGCTAAGCTCCAAAGCGTACGGCTCAAGTCCCAAGTGAAGCTTCAGCGCTACCTGACAGTTCATCGTCAGTGGAAG AAGCACTTTTATGTGGTTGCAGCAGCTAACCGTCTGAAGAGGTTTCACCAGAATCGCACCTTCAACCCAGCGTAA
- the c19h16orf87 gene encoding UPF0547 protein C16orf87 homolog, with protein MSANKAKKVKMATKSCPECDQQIPVACKSCPCGYVFISRKLLNAKLNERSSPIDKFDPKRRRTERIRRDKIDSPTTNDMENSRQSRSNSQSEQIRRGRGRPKTTGLKKQEEEKEKQEKEVDIYANLSDEKAFVFSVALAEINRKILGQRLIL; from the exons ATGTCGGCAAATAAAGCAAAGAAAGTAAAAATGGCTACTAAATCATGTCCGGAATGTGACCAACAG ATCCCAGTTGCTTGTAAGTCCTGTCCTTGTGGCTATGTGTTCATAAGCAGAAAGCTTCTAAATGCCAAACTGAATGAGAGGTCATCACCAATAG ATAAGTTTGAtccaaagaggaggagaactgaGAGGATTCGCAGAGATAAGATTGACTCTCCCACAACCAATGACATGGAGAACAGCAGGCAGTCCCGCTCCAACAGCCAATCCGAACAGATCCGACGCGGACGAGGACGACCAAAGACGACAGGGCTgaagaagcaggaggaggagaaag aaaaaCAAGAGAAGGAAGTGGACATTTATGCCAATCTCTCAGATGAGAAGGCTTTCGTTTTTTCTGTGGCCCTGGCAGAGATCAACAGGAAGATCTTGGGCCAGAGACTGATCCTGTAG